From Gossypium raimondii isolate GPD5lz chromosome 11, ASM2569854v1, whole genome shotgun sequence:
TTCTTTAAAGTTTGGTTACAAACAAGGACCAATCGAGGCTTATTCAAgtcaaaacatggaaaataggGTCAATGCTGCGACACTAGGAAGTGGGTGTCACGACACTGATTGATGTTATGACACTGAGTTGTTGGTGCCGCGACATCAGAAAGAAACTACTAAACAAGGTCAATATCGTGACATTGGGATGCTGATCTTACGACACCGAAAACAAATTACTCTAACTACATGTCTAATGTTGCGACACTAGAGACAAATTACCCGAAACATGTCTGAAAAGTCTAAAAACCAAGTCTCAACTATCATCAACCATTCcaaataatttctaaacattatcaaacataaaatctccatcaaaacatcataaaattcaatatataaccCAATCAAAGTTTAACAAGTTTGTAAGGTAAACAAAATAGTTAAGATTCTTCAAGTATTTTCACTAGAAATCTTGTCCATATGATTTGCATTAACCTATGAACATGCCATAATCTAtaaccaaaatatcaaaatcacacTCTTTTCCAAGCTTTTAGATGTGATGAGTTGAGATGATATCTTCCCTTTAAAGCTTCAACTCGAATCTCTACCTGCGTGTTGAAAAATAACACGTTAAGCTTataaaagcttagtaagtacatcaagaattaaacttaccattgAAATTAACCAATGTTAACATATGAATCtatgttttaataattacatGCAATGAAGCTAAATAGAGAATAATTATAGTGAAATCTCAAACTATCATTCTATAAGCCATTTATTGTAACATCCAATACCCGACCTGATTGCCATGTCTGAGCTATAATGTGCTGCATTCATTGTTGAAGCAACTAcgattaaaataaacataattcaagccatttaacattcaaatgcaaacattataagcaaacAATATGATAAATATACATGCTCAGGTCTTAtatgagcttacgaaagctttaATGCTAACCCGAGATGGAATTAGGATTGGATTGTAAAGTATTCAAATTACAAGGTTAATGTCATGATGTCATATTTTCACGTCAAGATGTCCCCGCACAATTTTTCACGTCACGACATCATTTACTATTTTGGCCTCATTGAGACGATGTGGTTCCTTGTCTTAACGTGACATTATAGGTCATTTCTCGTCGCACTACGTGGTACACTCGATGTCACGATGTCACATACTGTTTTTGTAGAATCTAATACCCTTAACTTGCAGTCTCATCCATTCAACAAATGCACACGTACATTTCATCATCCAACTAAACCATGCTAAATTTCAACACTCAAGACATGATTCACACTACTTTGATATAACAATGTATTAAACCTTAACAATTTCAAATAGGTTAACTAATATACTATACTTATGCTTTTGTCAACCATGCCAAATTCATCCAAAATCAATTTCAACGCAACATTATACACATTACAAACATATAATCTACTTATGAGCATAACAACACTAccaactagattcacatatacCAATTTCCATAGGCTACACAACATATTTCCTTTAACTCCATTTTCGTAAATCAGTTCATATcatatcattcatttcaaaagcAGATGGTAATGGTTTAACATGAAAATGACCCATACCTCATTTCCCAGACATATAGAACTCAGAGTAATAACTCTGGACAAACAACCATTAGTCACACACACATACACTGATAATCCTTTACAGAGTAAAAATACTTAccttataatattataaaataaagataatcaCAACAtgaagtaagaaggaactcactagaaaaataacaaagtcTAAATAACAGGTCCTTTGCCTTTGTCATTTGGACTTTCTGTAGCATCTTGAgctaaaaataatgttatttaaacatATCAGGTTACTACTTCATCGAATCATTAACACTTAACTCAGAACCAGGAAGTTTCTTTCCTTACACACCAATTTGACACTTATGCATGCAGAATAAAAAAACACGTAAATAGCCTTAAAAATAACCCAGGGTTCATCAGTAATTACCAGAGAGCTATGACAAACATATAAGTTGGATGACTGCAACGAACCCAACTTCAGACAAGTTTTCTGGACtttggttttcaaaaaatgCAAAGAAGATCAGGGAGGAAGATGAGcacaaagaaaatgtaaaaatttccAACGAATGCACAGAGACAAAGCTTAGTGGAAAAATCAGATAATTCCACTAACACTCTTGATTCTCGTGATTAATTAcgcttataaaaaattaagtctttTCATCTACAGTAGATTATTTCCATTCTATCTAAGTCTCAATTTAACTAActaattttccttatttattaataaataaatccatTCAACAGTAAACCAAACGAGTTCGCCAAAGCATATGGGTGGCATACACTTAATAGAAGAGTCCACCAAACCATAGATCTTCGCCAAACTAAAAGTTCGTCAAATGGCGTATACACTTAAGAATTCTATACTTAACCAAAACAAACAATTTACTTACTCATCTCTACACTTAATTCACCAAAATACTCTAAACAATAATCAGACACCAAAACCTCGCTGGGCGGGCTGTTACACTTACGCTATATGACACAACACTACTATCAATAGGTTAAGAAATTGTTGGCCAAACTAACTTGATTTTGTTAGATACAAGAAAGAAATTTCCAACAAATTAACAATTCTATTGTCATTATCGCATGTGTGTATGTAAGAGAGAGACAGGGCTATTGAAATTGTCTACATACAAAATTAACTTAAGTTTAGTgtgatttctaaaaatattttttatttttattttctattttcatttaagaaaataattttcagtttttatttttaaaattgaaaaatgcatttgataaatataaacataaacatatttgATACATGTTATTCTATAATAGCAACatgagtaataaaataaaaagacttaCATCTATATAGATTTTGACAAAGTTAAAAGAAGTTGgatattaaaaattgttaaaaataatttttaggttGGTATGGATTTGAGTAAGTGAATtcaataattaagtttaaagttaaggattttattttttcaattttaaatattttcatttcaaaattattatctgttttctattttcaaaaataaaacaaaaacatctaatgttttttttttttcccgaAACCAGATAGTGTATTAATTTGTACAATGGGAATACATCCTCCAatgagagaagaagaaagaaaggtcAAGTCCTCCATCGTGCATGACTAATCGAAAGCAACCAAAatcctttaattttattcaataaataatatGTGCTTATCCTTCTACTTATATTGTAGacttaaaataagtaaaattaaggaaagagaattatttaatttattcatattgcattgcacttctatttatattatatcaagataaatatttagattatatatgaattttaattttgtaaaattttacatatgaaatttggatttgatttaattttcactaATCACCGAcaatattatcaaattgatattatttttcGTTGATATATTAGCtatacacaaacaattataaaaataaatacatgtatttaaATGCGTacaatagaattaaaattaaaattcacatttcatttatataattatacaaaatcaatttacatattcaacTAAAGTTTATGTTATCTTTATTATATCAAATCCATTTTTCATGTAAGAAGATTAAGCGAGGTTGACATTCAACAACTCCATGCTCCcttaatcattttatattagTTACATACATCTTTTTATTGTAAATTAGTTGAGTCTTTGTTGGAACTCCTTGTCATGAGGAAAGCAAATTAGTAGCTTATAGGCACAACGTTGATGTAAAAATATCTCTGTTAATTCAGCAAATCTCATGAATTAAAGTAAACTTAGTACTTGGGTTGGGTAGGGTCCCCTTAGGCAGAAAATCAAAGTAAATGAGTTGAACTGACAAAGTCAAAGTCTGTATGGTTTGGCTGCAGGTGCAGTGCCCCTTTCCACAGGAAATCAACGGTTCCTCGAACATGCAATGAAATATCCAGTGGGGAATAACTGAACTCTGTCACCCTTTATAAATACCCCAACAAAGCATTTGCCGCCATGTCCCATACCATACATAACACCAAGTAACAACTTTTGTTTCTCCtttaacttcttcttcttcctccaaacatctttttgtctttttctttcgATTTTAACGGATAAACGTCACCATGAAGGTATGCGACTGAACCATATGGATTAATGTGTGGTAATAAAAAAGTTTccaattttattgaatttttctttttcttttttttttttcagcaaAAGATGGTAGTGAAGGTTACCATGAAGGGCGAGAAATCCCGCTCTAAGGCGTTGAAAATTGTAGTTGGTCTCTCAGGTGATAAAAACCAActgaaaccaaaatttttaactataaGAATAACTCATTATAAATACTGAATTGAATCATTTACACTGTAAACTACTTAAACTAACTAGTTTACCAACTTTTATTTCCCATGATTTAATTGGGGGATTTTATGCTAATTGTTGGGTATTTTTGGAAAGGGGTGGAGTCGGCTTCGTTGAAAGGCGACGACAAGAGCCAAATAGAGGTAACAGGGGATGGTGTGGATGCAGTTAAGCTAACCAGTCTGCTAAGGAAGGGCGTGGGGTACGCCGAGCTGGTCAGCGTCAGTGCCGCTGATAAGAAGGATGATAAGAAAGACGAGACGAAGCTACTGCCACCCTTCTACTATTATCAGTGTCAACCGGTGCCTCCGTACGGATACGTCGAAAACTATGGACCCTCTTGCTCCATCTTGTAATCACAGACACACGGAATTTTACACTTCATAGTCGACAACAacaaatgatatatatattacttgGCTTTAATTCCTCGGTTCCTGTTCATCTCAAAATTAGACCTCTAATTTCTGTGTTTCCTATgcaattatttttgttgttgttttcattattgaaaAAGAGTGATTGGGTTTCAAAGTTAGAAATACTTTTTccatcttcaaatttttacaaatatatattaaaaaaaaggataagTTATACCATTAGTCACTAAGTTATGAGTAAGGTTTGATTTTggccactaaattatttaaattttttcatttaagtcactagactGTTAAAATCGATGTTATATAGCTTTCTTTGTTCACATTACTCGCACCAATAAAAAACTCTCTTTCCCTTTTGTcttttatagtttattttttttcatgaaacagcTTTTGATGTCACGAATTTACGAACTAAAGTTCAAACAACTTTTTTCACTGATATCCAATATTGGCCATTAAATTGACTTAGATTTAAAGTATGTTCTTTTACCTATCAATGAACATTGATCTACTGTACCAATCATTGAATCATTACCTGAAACCTGATGgcgaaacttttttttttaaaaaacttaataatctagtaacttaaataaaatttttgtataGTTCAGTTGACCAAATTATGATTACAACAAAAACTCAGTGTTGTATTTATAgcaaaaaattatgattatattatacCAAATTTATATGGAGATTTTGTGACAAATAAATAGTGGATACTCTTTGATAAACACGTAGTTTGGCAAACATCTGAGAATATTGTTGTTAAtacatatttcataaaaatagatatttgtAAGAtgcttatattttgaaatatagaattttattttcaatattttgaataattatatgcTAGAATTTTGGTGTTACAAGAATCGAATTTAAAggcttttaaatatattttagtttctgATTGTAGATGTAGCAATAGAAATCTGGTTAATGCATTTTCATAGTAAAATCGTTAAATTATCACATTTTTGGGTTGTGCTTAAATCAGATCAAACTTCCATGAATTGACTCTACAATTATTGAATTAAAGTAGTAaacgatcttttcttaaaaattatctTCAAATCAACACACAATAAAAGAATGCTCAAGTTGGAAGGCGTCGATTTCAattaacttataataattttattttatttcaataaaagagGAATAAAACTCAAAGTTGGACTAAGAGATCGGAATTCGTTGACATTATGGCTCAACCTTCTagatttttcttgtttaataaaattaaatcttgatttttaaaatttatttgtttaaaatcattttgataaattttaattaaataaaatctatttcaaataTGTTGTAAGAAAAGCcaacatttttaacatttaagtgATATCATTATCTCTCaccttaaacaaaaaattattgtCAACCACATcctttgataaaataaaataaaaacaagtacaaaaaagaaaaaagggtacTGTTTATTGCATGGGCCTTTGTTAATTGGGCTTCCTTCGGACAAGTTTTGCCCTACTTCAGATGAACTTGTACCTCCACTGGATTGTCAGAGTTTGCAACCAAATCACAAAACTTAAAAGAAGAAACGATATATACATTACATAAGGACCTGCTTGACTCCTCTGATGCCAACTAGGTAGGGCCAATCCATTTTTGACAGCATCCATAGTTGGCATGCAGGGAGCCAGGCAGATCAGTTTAGATTACAAACCTCATcctttcactcttttttttttttttcattcaaataccTTATGAATAGACCAGGGCTGAATAAAGAAGCTGTCATCTGAAAGTGAACTGAAAACAGATAAAATTTTGTAACGTAAGAGAAAAGAAGTTTACATGTTGAAGAGAATGCCACAAAGTAACGTATTTATAGATGTTACTTGGGTTTTGCAGTAAAAAAGTAAATAGTCATAAAGTAAGAAAGTAAGAGATACGCATTCAACTCTACGTATCATTTACAACATTGAAAGTGATGCATTTTCAAGGATGGATTTACTTACTATAAAAATGGTCTGTTATGGTAATCACGTTTTTGGCaaggtataataataatgggaagaaaaatcctaaaatttaatgcaaaatagaatatatctttttaatttaattcccgtaatatatacatatatatcggAGGAAGTGGTCACGTACAGTTCAATCATGGCTGACCGGCGACTGCTGCACACTGCAGAAACATGCTGCTGCAAATAGTTGAGTTGAGTTTAGCTGTGCTCTCTCTATCAACCCATAGCACATAACTTGGAAACTTCATTCATTTATATGGGATTTAAGGGCTATGTGTAGCTAAGAAAAGGGACAACAACAAGTCCAGGGAAAGAGAGAGGACGGTGCTATAAAACCAGACGGCAATTGCAAACGAttggattattattatttttaaataagatgtaataattaattaaagggaATAAtaatatactaattttaaaaccCGAAAATCAAGCATACTATTGGTTCTACAACTTCCCAGATCTTGGTTGTTGTTTTACCTTGCTAAAGTAAAGTGTGGAGCAAAGAAGACAAAGCAATGAGGGGCATTGATGAGAGGATCAGAGGGAGGTGGGAAGGCCAAAGCATGAGACAAAGTGACAGCCTCGGCGTGGGTTGTTTGCCGGATTATTTGAGGTCGTTTTACACCCAAATATTTAAGCACATGCTGCGAATACAATAAAAATTGGAAGCAAagatttgataaaaagaaagcGAGGAGTGGGGGGACCCCAAGTGCATGTGGGATACCATTTTGGGCAGAATGGAGGCCGTGATGAGCTCCAATTTTCGCTTTTCAGACGATTTAACTGACTTTGATATATCGACTTTTCTTTAGTTTTCAGCTCGCCACACCCTCCGTCGGCGTCGGCTGACTTGTTAACCTCACTCGCCGCAAAAATAATTGACGTTGTTGTCTTAACCgattagttaaataaatttctttaatcCAATTATCGATTAAAATATTTAGGTTATATGGATCGATATTGGTTTAATACTAATAACGGTAATCGTTTCAATTTGTTAAGGATCCGTACGTATTCGTATCTGGAAATTCgttaacatattaatatttaatttgacttCTAAACCATAACTAaataatctattaaaaattaataatagttctaaaagaattttaaaaataaaaattctaagatGTCATAATTCATTTtctgaatttatatatattttagaaaaataaaatgtatataatttctaaataacttcaaaaaatccaaaataatttcTTCTCTCATACATTATGGGATCACTTttataaaaagttgaaaaataaatatttttattttatttcatataagccctttcctcaaaatttacgagaaatcatatatatatatatatatatatattgttattattattgaaaaattatttaatatttctagcaatatttttttatttatttcattttatgtgAGTGTAATATTACGATTTCTAGCCTTtgttttttgatacaatgtttAGAACTATCCATAGCCACTCCCGAACCTTTAAAAatgaggataatgcgcttcagtaCACTCGAACTACGTCCTCTTGCACTGACAACAATACCGATACAaatcgagttaaaactcaatcgactagtaaccatttttgttttaacttttggTAATGTGATAATCATAGGTGAAAGACAAATATTGATATGCATTCTTTAAATTCCCAAAATTTGAGTAACTAAAATGGTAATACTAAATGGCAATTAGCCATAAAAATAGGCTGCGGtagaagaaaaataatgatacttaaaaaaacaaaaaataaatggtCCCCAATGATGAAATGGAACCAAGTGCAGCAAATAATAATTGGACAGTTGGCCTTAGggtcaatttatttatttttaaaataatttgaataattagcTCTTCTTGTTCATGCTTTGCCGTATCCTTTTTTGCACCTTCTTTTGATTCATCAGCTTAGCCTTTTGAGCAATCATTTTGGCCAAGCCCCATGCATTTTGCCACTCATTTCTTACATTTCCTACTTCACCTATCAAATTCATTGCTACAAAAGTAGTAGCAAACTAATTAAACATAGCATAATCAAAGCCTTGAAGCTTTCACACATATTGGTAATAtatgaaaacctaaaaaaacaATTGGAGTACGAATTGTGGCAGAAATATTAGTAACTAATCCCACACCGATCCTAGTTTGAGCACCAAAACAcagataatatattaattagttgcATCACTCATAGTTTTAGATTTCAGGTTCTTGCCAGCCTCCTTGCTTCATTAACTCCCTgtttcatcatttcttttacCTTCTCACATGCTTCTAAGTTTGAGTCGTGTGGGATGATGCGGtaagttcaaaaaaatatttgaagctttttttagaaatttatatatatatatatatatatatataggcattttagattttcttttaactttatgaacattttaatttttttataatctcaGTAAATTGATTATGAGTATTCACacagatatatatattaaaatgatattttagaatttttaaagaattataattaattttttaaagtactACACTGAATTTTTAACTATAGTTCAATGATCATATTAGATATTAACCCTTGAGTTAATGTGTTATATCTTTATTCTATTAAGTGGGTAACAATAATTAATGGacaagtgattaaaatgttacaatctAATAATGTGGGTGGTCATATCGTAACATTTGATAGTcaaggcaaaaaaaaaacttaaccatagtttagtgactttttttatagtttaccctaatttaatttatgattcaaactctttattattattttgaaattacaaaaattttaatgaaatcaaattaattaactaattaagataaatttagaagagaaccctaaaccttaaagtTCCTAGAGCCTCAACCTTGCCTTTGAATCAATGCCTAAAGAGATAagtatgtattatttattaataatatctatatctatattaATATCTAAAGTTTGACTATGTTGGTGTCACTTGAGTTTACAATCTCCTAATTTTATGAAGGGTAAATATTATATTGagattatttttgtcttttatgttttttatataaaatctaaaaaatatatacgtttgatgagatttgaacccaaaacatCATAAACATGCTCTCTCAATTTTCCATCTCAACTAAAaacatattttgtatttatatatatatatatatattacaaattcattatataattgttttcacTCACATAGTGAG
This genomic window contains:
- the LOC105803388 gene encoding heavy metal-associated isoprenylated plant protein 46, which gives rise to MKQKMVVKVTMKGEKSRSKALKIVVGLSGVESASLKGDDKSQIEVTGDGVDAVKLTSLLRKGVGYAELVSVSAADKKDDKKDETKLLPPFYYYQCQPVPPYGYVENYGPSCSIL